In Brevibacillus marinus, the genomic window AGAATTATCGGTACACCTTTCTGAGGCAGTTCTCCCGATCTAATTATAAGCAGTCCTCTTTTTACTTTATAGATATTTGGAGGCTGCAAAACACCGTTTATATACAAGTTGATCAATGAATACATTTTGGGATCGGGGATTCTTTTTGAACCGTAACCCTTTATTCCATCACTGTCCGTGAATATTCGTTTATCACCATTTGAAACGGTATAATAATAAGACACCTTAGTCTTCAAGATTTTTTTTCTTTTCCTCTGACATCTCCTTTTACATGCTATATACTTCCTTTTATATTTTCTCATCAGTTTTAGAGCCGTTTTTTTGCTTATACAGTTAGACATTTTATCACCGCCTTACACTTTCTAATGACAAGGGAGCAAAAGTCTTACCGCTCCCCTGTTCGTATTAAAAACAGGCTATCAAAATCCAGATAGCCTGCTTAAAAGATATGGTTTGATTAGGTTGTAACGGTTGTGACAGACGTTGACGATGGTGCGTAATTGACTACTTCTAATACAACAGGTGTGGTTGCTTCAATGGGTGCAGACCCTACTGGAACTTCAATGGCAAGTGATCCCGCTTCACCAGGAGTATAGGTAATAAGATCATTCATGACTAATACACCGTTGACGAATACATTGATATAACTGTTGTCTGTTGCCAAGGTCGGCAACGAAGTAGCTGCAGCCCCTGAATCATCCTCAAATTCACCGACAGCAATCGTTAAGGTGTTACCCGGGGTTACCTGTGATGCTACCTCGTGAAAAAACCTTGAAACTGACGGATTGGTGGTTGTAGTCGTTGTCGTCGTAGCCGCCACAAAAAGCTTTACGATTCTAAGTGGCATATTCGATAACCTCCTTTCAATAATGCATGATATATGGTTTTGAAAAAAATTCTCTGGTTGATCCCCCAAATTTAGAAAGGGATCAACCCATTTTGAATCAGTTGATCCCTAGCTGCCAAGCTTCTTCAGCCGCTTCACCGTCTACAAAAGAAAAGGGACAATGCTGGCGATGCTTGTTTTTACTTCCAGTTCATCAGTTACGCACACCAGCTAGCAGGGTTGTGCACGCTCTACACACTAAAGTGAGGGAGCATCTCCCTCACTTTTTCTCTGACTACCAGGTTTTATAGCCGGGCGATCCAGGCGGCGCGTGCTGGATCATGTCGTGGATCGGTACGCCGTAGGCGAGCAGCACCAGGACAAAACAGATGCCTACCCAAACCTTCCAGTTTTCCAAAATGGCGGGAGTGGTTTCCTTATGCTCCGGTTCGGAAAGGGGGAATTCCACCTCATTATTGACTGCCGCCCGTGGTGCCAGGAAGGCCAGATAACAAAACAGATAAACCATCAGCATGGACGAGAGGAACAGGAAGAGCGCGCCGATCGGCAAGTACAGCTGGTTGGCGACGATGCCCTGGAACCAGTCGAGCGCAATCGGGTGGTCACCATAGGTGCTGTAGGCCGTCCGGCGTGGAGCGCCAGCCAGTCCCACGGCGTGCATGGACGTGGACATGACAAACATCCCGACCGCCCAGAGGATCACTTGCAGATTGCCCAATTTGTTCATCGTCTTGGTAAAGGTGCGTCCGGTCAGATAAGGAACCAGCCAGTAGGCGATGCCGAAAAAGCTCATGGCCACGGCTGCCCCTACCGTGATATGAAAGTGGCCGGCTACCCACAGCGTGTTGTGCACGATTTCGTCCAACTGATAGCTGGCGTTGATAATTCCCCCGATCCCCGCCGGGATAAAGAAGAGCATCCCGAGAAACGGCGCGAGAAACCGGACATCGCGGTACGGCAGCTTCTTCCACCAGCCAAACAAGCCCTGCGCTCCCTTGCTGCGGCCGGACGATTCAAATGTGGCAAACATGGAGAACGCAGTGATCAGCGAGGGAATGACGACCATCAAGGTCAGAATCACCTGCATGAATTTCCAGGACTCCGCAATTCCCGGTTCCACCAATTGATGGTGAAACCCGACAGGGATGGAGAACAGCAGGAACATGACAAACGTCATACGGGCCAGACTGTCACTGAATATTTTCCCGCCAATGATTTTCGGAATGGATATATACCAGTACATGTAGGCAGGCAGCAGCCAGAAGTAAACCAGCGGGTGGCCAAAATACCAGAACAGCGTGCGGCTCAGCAAGATATTGATCTTATCTATGATGCCAAACGACCAGGGGATCAGCTGCAGCAGCACCGTGGCCGCCACGCCCAGGCAGGCGATGATCCACAACAGGATCGTAGCCACCGTCATATAGCCGAACAAAGGCGACGTTTGTTTCGGATGTTGTTTTTTCCAGTTGGCATAATGGGCAATCATGGCGATGCCGCTCACCCAGGAACCAACCACGAAGCAGGCCAGACCTATATAGAAGTAAGGAGAGGCCTTCAGCGGCGCGTAGAAGGTGTACAACACGGTAGCCTTGTCCGATGACACCATCGCCACCGCAAGCAGCGTGCCCGCCAGCATCATCCAGAACCCGATCCAGCCGGTCGCGCGCACTTTGGCGGACATTTCGCCCATCGTGCGGTGAATGCCGGCAAACAAGAAGCCGTAGATAAAATACGTGGTAAACAATAGGGCCAGCGATACGCCGTGTGTGGTTAAAACCTTGTAATAGTTAAGCCAGTTGGGCAGTTCCATAACCCCGCCGCGCACCAAGCCCTGCAGCAATCCGCAGATGGTGCCGATGAAAAAGAAGAGGAAGGCAGCGAAGATAAAAGCAAAGGCCAGTTGTTTATCCTTACTTGCCGTCCGCATTGTCCAACACCTCGATATCCATTTTCATCATGTGGTGACCAGCGCCGCAGTATTCGTTACAGATCACCAGATACTGGCCCGGTTCCTTAAACGTGTGTTCACGCGTGCTCACATGCCCCGGAAGAATCTCCATGTTGACATTGGTCCCGGGGATGCTGAAGCTGTGAATCACATCCCTGGTCGTGACGTGAAAACGGATTTTGGCGCCGGCAGGCACTTGGATTTTGGCCGGATTATACCCGAACGCCATCGCGACGATGTAGACATCGTATTCGTTGTCGCCGGTCTTCACTACCCCCGGCTTGTCAAAAGGGGGAGTCTGGTCCACCTTGGTTGGATCGATCACTTCCGTGCCGCCCGCGGGATGATGGCCATGTGAGAAGGCGGTGACAAACATAAAGACGATAAACGTGACGATTGCTAAAAAACCGAACGTGAGCCAGTATTTTTCGTAGCGGTGAATATGCATGACGCCACATCCTTTCAGCCATCGCTTATTGTCTTTCCATATACAAAGCAAACATGGCGAACCAGGAAGCCACGATCATTAGACCAAGCACCATTACACTGATCAATGTTCCTTTCAAATTTTTCTCGTCCTTATTCGGTTGGGGCATATGTCCTCTCTCCTCTCTGCCTTTTCAACTGTTCAGCCACGTGCCAGACCACGAGACCAGGCAGCAAGACGTAGCCGGCAAAATGGAACAATTTGCTGGGATACAATAGGCTAGGAATCCACACCAACGCTGTCATCATCATAGCCATGCTCAGCGTTTTCAGCGGTTTCCAGGTCGCGTACACCACCCAGACCATGACGAGCAGCGAACAACCGAGAAAAAAGCCTTCAAACATCCCGATCTGCCCTCCCTTTTCCAACGCAATCGATCCTTACACCGCTATCGTACGAAAGTCGGCCCACGAGCAATGTGACTTTTATCACACCAGCCGGTGACATTTCCGTGAATAGTTGCCGCTGAGGTCCCGCGACGACTCACAGCTTGTTGGTGAGATAGTCAAGATTCGATGAGAAAGTTCTTATTGCTCGCGATGTAGAAGCGCTTCAGACCAGCCTGATGCTTCAAGCCCATCTCCTCCAGGAACGCACAAAGCGCCTTCACGTCACCCACGCAGAATTCGATGGTTTTTGGGCACGCTCCCGTTCCCGACCAGGTATTCCGCGAACTGCTGATTACGTCCAACGTCAAAACACCTCCTGACATGCAAAAAGACCCGAAAGCCGTTCGTCAGCCTTCGGGTCTATTGCAGGTCCACCCGTTTTTCCTGCCCAGGGTGTCCCGGAACACTTTTTTCTCCTGCCGTTTTCGTCGGCCAATTCGGAACACGCTGTCACTCGTTTTTTCTTTGATTTAAGGAAATAAGATGTGTCTGACAGCAACGTCGTTTGGAAAAACGAAAGAAAAAAGACCCTTAGCCACTCATTAGCTAAGGGGAAATGAAAGAACGAACGTCTACTGGTGTTATCGGCAAAGAGTGCCGAATCTTGTAGAAAAGTGTCGAACTGATTACATTTTTATTCAGCGAAAAATAGTGTCGGAAGCCGGTATTCTTCGTTGGACTCTTTTAGGGTCCTACTTTTTAGTCTGTTTGCCTGAGAGTCTGGATAGGAAATCCTACGCAACTGTAACCGTCAAGTACCTTTGAACAAATTTCGCTAATTTATTTTGAACAACTAGCAATTTCCAAATATGGTTTGACGGTGCTTTAGCCGATAACTGTCTCCCGTCAGGTGAATCACCTCGCTTCGATGCAGGATGCGGTCCAGAATGGCGGTGGTGACAGCCGGATCCCCAAGCAGTTCTCCCCAGTCTTCCGGTCCTTTGTTGGACGTGAGAATGATGGATGCCTGTCCGTACAACTTGTTGACCAATTGAAAAAACAAGTGAGCTTCCTGCCGATCCAGCGCCATGAACATCAGATCGTCCAGAATCACCAGATCGGATCGCACGATCCGATTCACTCGCAGCTGGGCGTTCCGAGAAATCTCTTGCGTTTTCAGCAGATGTAAGAGCTGATCCATGGTGACGAAACTAACGTTGTACCCTTGATTCAGTGCCTCAACGCCCAATCCGATCGCGAGATGCGTTTTTCCGACCCCCGGCGGGCCCAGAAAGAGCAGGTTGTAATGCTGTTCCAACCAGATCAGTTCCCGAAGTTGTTGCAGCTGACGTTGTCCGAGGGACGGTTGTTCATCGACTCGAAATTCATCCAAGGTTTTCAGTTCCGGAAAAGCAGCGCGTTTATACCGGCGAGCCAACTGCTTTTCTTCCCGCTTTTTCAATTCGTACGAAAGTACGCGCTGCAAACACTGGCGGTAACTCCACTGCCGGGTTTCGGCTTCCATCAGAAGCTCGTCCAGTGCTTCGGCGGCGGCGGTTAACTGCAGCGCGCTAAACACGGCTTTCAGTTCCATCGTCGCTTCGCTCATTGGGCTCCCTCCAGGATAGCTTGGTACACTTTAAACGGACGAACTTGCGGCTTCATCTTCAACTTCTGTCGCTGGGGCTCTTCCAACAACTGTACGCCTGTCGGAACGGTTGGTTCTGCGGCCTGTTTTCGTTCCGCGAAATGGTGCAGGGCGTCCACAAAATCCGTGGCCTGGTAGAGTCGATGTTTCAAACAATAGGTTAACGCTTTTTGAAGCGCGTTTGTGTCAGCGTCTTTGGCTTGTTTATCGATCCACTGCAACTGATCCCGAATATAACGCGGTTTCTGTTCCCGGATGATTGCCAGATAGGTTCGGGCTTGTGCCGGTTCGGGAAAGCGGGCCGCTACGTGTTCCATGTAGGCGTCAATCCCTTTGGAACGATCCCGGGCATGATTGGTGTTTTTGATGAGCTTGCCTTTACCTGAATGCAGCCGATGACGAGCCAATTCCTTGCCGGTTGCCGGGTCGAACGCCACCAACTGCTTGTCCGACCTCACCTGGATTTCAACAGAGGTGTCCGGGCCGGTGTAGGTTCCAAGCGGCAGCGAGTATCGGTTCCCCTGAAAGACAATCGTATTGTCTTTGCGTACCCGCCTTGTTATACTGGGGGCAGATTCCGTTTGTATTTTTTGGGGAACCGGCAGGAGATGGCGCCGCTCTTCGGCGAACACCTCCACCGGTATTTTTTTCGTCGTGTGATGCATCCGCCCGTTTCCGGTTCGGTTGAGCCAAGCCAAGCAGTCTTCGTTCCAGCGGTCGATGTGGGTAAACGTTCGATGGCGCGCGAAGTTGTTTTTCACGAAACCGACGACGTTTTCCACTCGCCCCTTGCTTTCCGGATCCTGCTTGCGGCACATGTGAATCTGGAATCCGCGCTGCCGGACATAGGCGGCGAATTGGGCCGTGAGGATCAGATCGCCGTGGTTTTCACTGACGAGCAGCAAGTGATCCTGGTCATAGACAATTTCTTTGGTCATGCCCCCGAAAAATTCGAAGGCGTCCTCGTGACAGCGAATGACGTCTGCCGTGGTGAACGGTCGATCTTGCCATTCCACGTATTTGTACCGGGAATGGGATAGAACGAACGTGATGCACCATAATCGTACGGGATGCCGATGAAGATCGTGCGCTTTCGTTTCGCCGAAATCGACTTGCATCTGCTGTCCCATGGGCGGATCTTCAACCGCTTCGTACTGGCGCATTGGTTTACTTTTGGGTATGCCATGCTGCTCCCGCAAGCGCCGGACAAAGTTGCGTACGGTGCTCTCGCAGACGTCGACATCCAGGCGTCGTTCCTTCAACCAGTCATGAATCTGAGCAGCCGACAGATCGGGATATTCTCGCAACCATTGAAGAACCTGGGACTCAACCGGCTCGAGCTTTTTACGCCGCGTCTTCACCGACTCGATGAACGCCTGCATCTCTTCCGGCGACATGTCCAGGTATTTGTATACGGTGTTTCGCGAGATGTTCAGTTTCCGGGCAATCTGGGAAACATTGAGCCCCAACTGTTTCAGTTGGTAGATTTCGATATACATAGCCCACCTTTCAGCAGATTTCATTTTCCTCACCCATGCTGATTTATTTCCAGCTTGATTGTATCGGGTGAGGGAGAATAAGGGAATTCGTGTTCAGTGTTATTTCGTGTTTTTTGTTAATTTTATATTAGCGGTCACAGCAACAAGGACAAGCTGCTAAACATGGTCACGGATCGGCCGCAACCGCTACATATGAAACGATACAGAGGGCCGGCGGTGACCAAGACGATTCAGTTCCAGGCACAATTGTCGGAACGGTTGACGGGGTCTGTAAACCGTACCGGTTACACGGTGAAAGACGTGGTGAATAAGGCGGTGGAGGAGTTTTTGGAGAGGTAAGGGAGGTGAGAGTCCGAAAGGGTTCTTTTGTTTTTTAAGAAAAAAGAGCCTACCCCTTTTGAGGTAGACCTGATGCTAGACTAGAAAGTGGACACGGAGAATCGAGAGTGCGAAAATAAAATTCAAATCGACTCGAGGTGTCCGAAATGGGGAAACCGTACGACAAGGAATTCAAACTGCAAACGATCCGGATGATTCAGGACGAAGGTAAGCCGGTGGCGCAGGTCGCCCGGGAATTGGGGATCATCGACAACACCCTGCATCGCTGGATGGCGGAATACAAGCGGAAAGGGACTGATTTATTTGGAAAAATTCCAAACGCGTGAACAGGCGAAAAAGCGCATCTTTGAATATATCACTTGTTTCTACAATGGGAAACGGATTCACTCTGCCATTGGGTACATGACGCCCAATCAATGCGAACGTATGTACCGTCTTTCTGCGTAGTTCTCTCAATTTTTTGTGTCCATTTTATTGACAGAGGTCCAGTGGTTTCGCAGGCTGACCCTGCTTCTCTCCTGAACGAAAAACAGGATCTGATTCACTTCCTGCTCGGTGAACACACTTCTACTTCCCCCTCACTGCCAGCAGCCACCTTGATCCTGTCTTTGCGCAGCGTGACGACCTGCTCTGTTGCAGCTTGCGCTCAATCAGGAACAGGTTGAACGCCTGAAGGGAGTTGATCTTCTTGTTGACGGTGGGGACGGCGTACTTTTGCTCCGTCAGGTGATTCTTATAGCTGGCGATATAGAAACGTTTCAAGTCCGTTGGATCTCCAACTCCCATCCCGGCTAAGTATGCAACAAAAGTTCTCACATCCCTAACATAGGATTCAATGATTTTTGGCGCGATCCCGTTCTCCACAAGATACTCCGTGAACTGATGAATCACGTCCAACACCAAAACACCTCCTGACATGCAAAAAAGACCCGAAGGCCATTGTCAGCCTCCGGGCCTACTCATTTGGCTCCGCAAACTTACGGAACGCACACCACATCTCCCCTTCGTCATTTTCCCCATGCCTGTCGGACATCCTCTGGGTTCTGGAATTTGTTTCCTCATGAAGCGTCAAAGGTGGCAGATGCGTCTCCTTCTACCGCTACTTTCGGTACGGATGCTACTTGCGGAACATGGGGGTGGAGGGTTAGTGAAGTTGCTGTTTTAGTTTTTGAATTTCCTCTACAGACAATTCCGTGAAATCAGCAATTTCATCAACATCTTTCCCTTTTTCCAGCATCTTCATGGCTATTTTGATTGCCTTTTGCCGCTCGCCTTCCGCCAATCCTTCCGCCAATCCTTCCGCCAATCCTTCCTCCCTGGCTCGCTGTTCCGCCCTTTGCTGCCGGATTTCCGCCTCCCGCACAGCAGCCAACTCATCCAAAATCGCTTTCCGCCGGGTTTCGTACTCCACCCACTTCCTTTCGTCGCGGCTCAGGTCTTCCCATTCCTCAAACGCTCGTTTCATCACCGGATCTTTCATCGCAATCGCCTCCAATTCTTTCCGAATTTCCTCGTGATCGTCGGCCTCCAGCAGCAACAGCCATCTCTCCAGCTCGTTGTCGTATGGATTGACTGCACGCAGTTCCCACTTGTCCATCAGCTTCGGAATCTCCATGAAATGAATCTCCAGCACATCCGTTAGCGGAAACTGCTCCTGATCCTCGTACAAGTGAAAGGTGGTGTGAAAACGATCCGTCTTTTGCAGAAAGCGGAAATTGAGAATGTTGATTGTGATCGTTTTTGCCAATTCCGTGTACGGCATTCCCTTTTGCATCTGAGCAGAGAAGATGCGTGACCAATAGTACAGTGTGCGTTTCTCCATGTCGAACTTATTCGCCAGTTGAATCTCAATGTTGACGTGCTCACCTTGCTCCGTCTTGGCGTGGATGTCCAGCACAGATGCCTTGTCCTCGATGTGCTCCCGATTGATTTCGGGATTCAGGATTTCGACCGATGCGATTCGCTTTTCTTTTGGCAGTTGGAGCGCGGCATTCAGAAAGGCCAGGAGAATCGGTTCGTTCCCTGCTTTGCCAAACACCTGCTTGAACGCAAAGTCGATCTTCAAATCCATGAGTTTGGTCACGCCATCACCCTCCCCTCGCCGATCATTGTCTGTACTACCATTATACCACCGAAACGGGCATCCGACACTTCAGTGTGTTACCTCCTTTCCTTTTCAGGTCAAGATAATAATATATGGCTCATTTACGTGTTAATTCGGTTTTGGGAAGTCATTAGGGGAACGGGATCAGGAGCGTTTGAAGCGGAAATCAGGGGAGTGGCTGCAGTTTTTATATTCTTCAGCAAGAGTTCAGGAAGGAGAAACGAGCAATCCGATTGACTTCTCTGGAGCGCCGCTCTCTGATCATTTGATTCTTAGAGTTTTTCAGTGAGAGTCGAAAAGATTTTACAGTGAGTCTGATTGACGCTTCTTAAACATGGTCATGGATCGGTCGCAACCGCTGCAGATGAAACGGTACAGAGAGCAAGCGGTGACAACAAGACGATTCAGATTCAGGCGCAGCTGTCGGAACGGTTGACGGGGTTTGTGAACAGTACCGGTTACACGGTCAAGGATGTGGTAAACAAGGCGGTGGAGGAGTTTTTGGAGAGATATGGGGGATAAATAAAGAGCCCGATTGCTCGGGCTCTTTTGAATGTTACTTTTGAACATCTTTCGTAACGTTACCAACAACAGGGTTCCCAACAGTTGCAATGTCGGTAGCATCACTGTCAGCAACCAATTTTACTTGGATAACGCCGTTAGCCAATTCATCAGCGGTAAGAGCAGAGCTAAATGTAATAACGAACTCATCATCGTCCGTACCTGCAGTACCTGCTGCTTCAACTTTGCTTACAGTTCTCTTAATACCATTTACAATCACTTCAAAGTCGTCATCATCTTCGAGAGAAGCAGCGTTCATTACTTCAGAGAACTTAACCTTAATTTCGTCTCCATCAACAAGAGTTGCTGACACGAAAGTCGGTTTTACGTTCTCTTCGAAGTTGAAGTCTTCAGCGTAAGCATCAAGAGCAACGTTGTTTTCAGCCTTTACAGCAGAGCTGATTTGCAGCTCTTGATCACCACTGATAGTGATAGCTCCCTCTTTGAGGATCAACTTAACCAGTTTCTTATCGCCAACGAATACTGCGTCTTCAAATACGGTGCGACCCTCAATTTTGTAGTTGGCTTCATCAAGAGCAGATGCTCCCATTTCTTTGCTGAACTCAACATAAACTTCATTTCGACCTGCAGTAGCGGAGATAGGCGTTACAGTATCACCAGGCAAGTATACATTAACAACCTCAGGCTTGCTGGTGTCACCGCTAGCAGTCAGAGTAAAGGTAAACGTTACATCTTCTGCTGCTGCGTTACCATCTCCATCCACCACATCAGCTGCAGGAATAGTCAGCGTGTAGGTACCTGCTTCAAGTCCGGAAACATCAAGGAAGAGTTGGTTGTCTGTTACGGAAATAGCGGTTGTTTCATCGATAGTTGCCGAATCAACGTTCTTCAGAACGTTTTCAGGAGTTACGTAAGTACCAGTGATGTCGGTGCCTTCAACGGTAGTCCCATCAATGTTTTCATCGAAGGTCAGAACAACATACTTGGTGCCACTGATAGATTTCACTTCAGTAGACTTCAGAACGGGACCGGTAGCTACGAAGCTAACAGCTTTCGTAAACTCTGCACCAGCATTGTTGGACAGGTCTTTGAAGTCCTTCACACTAACAGACAGTACACCGTCGGCGCTAGGAGCAGCTGTACCGAGATCAACCGTCAGA contains:
- a CDS encoding cytochrome c oxidase subunit 2A, with the protein product MPQPNKDEKNLKGTLISVMVLGLMIVASWFAMFALYMERQ
- a CDS encoding transposase: MGKPYDKEFKLQTIRMIQDEGKPVAQVARELGIIDNTLHRWMAEYKRKGTDLFGKIPNA
- a CDS encoding Rpn family recombination-promoting nuclease/putative transposase, encoding MTKLMDLKIDFAFKQVFGKAGNEPILLAFLNAALQLPKEKRIASVEILNPEINREHIEDKASVLDIHAKTEQGEHVNIEIQLANKFDMEKRTLYYWSRIFSAQMQKGMPYTELAKTITINILNFRFLQKTDRFHTTFHLYEDQEQFPLTDVLEIHFMEIPKLMDKWELRAVNPYDNELERWLLLLEADDHEEIRKELEAIAMKDPVMKRAFEEWEDLSRDERKWVEYETRRKAILDELAAVREAEIRQQRAEQRAREEGLAEGLAEGLAEGERQKAIKIAMKMLEKGKDVDEIADFTELSVEEIQKLKQQLH
- a CDS encoding Ig-like domain-containing protein, which produces MKNKKLVLSVLSTAVVSSMAASAYAAPDSGFYIGGAVDKYYTISEFIDQKETAKNEVLQASFANVVYVHEDGRAAKLEEIVDEGSLSGALRQPTADDFEDKYTNAATGEEVDPKSQLDPVEGDLKVESVSAINAKKLEVKFGAAVDVAEAEDDTNYLLTGLTGIAIDDIQYDEETKTATIILDNPIPNGTTFALTIQPIPSKDDASNKTELFTKTLTFSDTTKPTYVSTSYPEAGVAELKFSEELSTEGTVKVYDGASEVTGLSISLKSDDASVLSISGLEVNKDYKVVIVGAKDQSGNLISPNPKEVMIKSTVTETVPPTISAIKAKDHSTLEITFSEKLKKIATSPDKYATVTVDGTEADGTQTFDEETNTLTVDLGTAAPSADGVLSVSVKDFKDLSNNAGAEFTKAVSFVATGPVLKSTEVKSISGTKYVVLTFDENIDGTTVEGTDITGTYVTPENVLKNVDSATIDETTAISVTDNQLFLDVSGLEAGTYTLTIPAADVVDGDGNAAAEDVTFTFTLTASGDTSKPEVVNVYLPGDTVTPISATAGRNEVYVEFSKEMGASALDEANYKIEGRTVFEDAVFVGDKKLVKLILKEGAITISGDQELQISSAVKAENNVALDAYAEDFNFEENVKPTFVSATLVDGDEIKVKFSEVMNAASLEDDDDFEVIVNGIKRTVSKVEAAGTAGTDDDEFVITFSSALTADELANGVIQVKLVADSDATDIATVGNPVVGNVTKDVQK
- a CDS encoding site-specific integrase; protein product: MLDVIHQFTEYLVENGIAPKIIESYVRDVRTFVAYLAGMGVGDPTDLKRFYIASYKNHLTEQKYAVPTVNKKINSLQAFNLFLIERKLQQSRSSRCAKTGSRWLLAVRGK
- a CDS encoding IS3 family transposase; the encoded protein is MEKFQTREQAKKRIFEYITCFYNGKRIHSAIGYMTPNQCERMYRLSA
- a CDS encoding DUF4183 domain-containing protein, translating into MSNCISKKTALKLMRKYKRKYIACKRRCQRKRKKILKTKVSYYYTVSNGDKRIFTDSDGIKGYGSKRIPDPKMYSLINLYINGVLQPPNIYKVKRGLLIIRSGELPQKGVPIILQFIRILQG
- a CDS encoding cytochrome c oxidase subunit II, with translation MHIHRYEKYWLTFGFLAIVTFIVFMFVTAFSHGHHPAGGTEVIDPTKVDQTPPFDKPGVVKTGDNEYDVYIVAMAFGYNPAKIQVPAGAKIRFHVTTRDVIHSFSIPGTNVNMEILPGHVSTREHTFKEPGQYLVICNEYCGAGHHMMKMDIEVLDNADGK
- the istA gene encoding IS21 family transposase — protein: MYIEIYQLKQLGLNVSQIARKLNISRNTVYKYLDMSPEEMQAFIESVKTRRKKLEPVESQVLQWLREYPDLSAAQIHDWLKERRLDVDVCESTVRNFVRRLREQHGIPKSKPMRQYEAVEDPPMGQQMQVDFGETKAHDLHRHPVRLWCITFVLSHSRYKYVEWQDRPFTTADVIRCHEDAFEFFGGMTKEIVYDQDHLLLVSENHGDLILTAQFAAYVRQRGFQIHMCRKQDPESKGRVENVVGFVKNNFARHRTFTHIDRWNEDCLAWLNRTGNGRMHHTTKKIPVEVFAEERRHLLPVPQKIQTESAPSITRRVRKDNTIVFQGNRYSLPLGTYTGPDTSVEIQVRSDKQLVAFDPATGKELARHRLHSGKGKLIKNTNHARDRSKGIDAYMEHVAARFPEPAQARTYLAIIREQKPRYIRDQLQWIDKQAKDADTNALQKALTYCLKHRLYQATDFVDALHHFAERKQAAEPTVPTGVQLLEEPQRQKLKMKPQVRPFKVYQAILEGAQ
- the istB gene encoding IS21-like element helper ATPase IstB, producing the protein MSEATMELKAVFSALQLTAAAEALDELLMEAETRQWSYRQCLQRVLSYELKKREEKQLARRYKRAAFPELKTLDEFRVDEQPSLGQRQLQQLRELIWLEQHYNLLFLGPPGVGKTHLAIGLGVEALNQGYNVSFVTMDQLLHLLKTQEISRNAQLRVNRIVRSDLVILDDLMFMALDRQEAHLFFQLVNKLYGQASIILTSNKGPEDWGELLGDPAVTTAILDRILHRSEVIHLTGDSYRLKHRQTIFGNC
- a CDS encoding DUF4183 domain-containing protein — encoded protein: MPLRIVKLFVAATTTTTTTTNPSVSRFFHEVASQVTPGNTLTIAVGEFEDDSGAAATSLPTLATDNSYINVFVNGVLVMNDLITYTPGEAGSLAIEVPVGSAPIEATTPVVLEVVNYAPSSTSVTTVTT
- a CDS encoding b(o/a)3-type cytochrome-c oxidase subunit 1; the protein is MRTASKDKQLAFAFIFAAFLFFFIGTICGLLQGLVRGGVMELPNWLNYYKVLTTHGVSLALLFTTYFIYGFLFAGIHRTMGEMSAKVRATGWIGFWMMLAGTLLAVAMVSSDKATVLYTFYAPLKASPYFYIGLACFVVGSWVSGIAMIAHYANWKKQHPKQTSPLFGYMTVATILLWIIACLGVAATVLLQLIPWSFGIIDKINILLSRTLFWYFGHPLVYFWLLPAYMYWYISIPKIIGGKIFSDSLARMTFVMFLLFSIPVGFHHQLVEPGIAESWKFMQVILTLMVVIPSLITAFSMFATFESSGRSKGAQGLFGWWKKLPYRDVRFLAPFLGMLFFIPAGIGGIINASYQLDEIVHNTLWVAGHFHITVGAAVAMSFFGIAYWLVPYLTGRTFTKTMNKLGNLQVILWAVGMFVMSTSMHAVGLAGAPRRTAYSTYGDHPIALDWFQGIVANQLYLPIGALFLFLSSMLMVYLFCYLAFLAPRAAVNNEVEFPLSEPEHKETTPAILENWKVWVGICFVLVLLAYGVPIHDMIQHAPPGSPGYKTW